One segment of Taeniopygia guttata chromosome 17, bTaeGut7.mat, whole genome shotgun sequence DNA contains the following:
- the PRRT1B gene encoding proline rich transmembrane protein 1B isoform X1 codes for MDGEPPAGPQGRGPASGAEPGDGTGAAEPGDGTGAAEGPPTPGTRSDAPAASADRPVAVSVVTNSAFEGAPPPYSPPDPKSFPLLYPPFPAGFSQQGPVVYPSWPGPRPVPGPGFPPGPLPYSTPHTQQAAGPSPAGRGPQLPKDYMVESVVVTLFCCLLTGLIALVYSYEARAALARGDLAQAYAASRKAELLVLFSLLFGLFASIGWIIYVLASLYL; via the exons ATGGACGGCGAGCCGCCAGCCGGGCCCCAGGGCCGCGGCCCCGCgagcggagcggagccgggCGATGGTACCGGGGCAGCCGAGCCGGGCGATGGTACCGGGGCAGCCGAAGGGCCGCCCACCCCCGGCACCCGCAGCGACGCCCCCGCGGCCAGTGCGGACCGGCCCGTGGCCGTGTCGGTGGTCACCAACTCAGCCTTCGAGGGGGCACCCCCACCCTACTCGCCCCCAGACCCCAAGAGCTTTCCCCTCCTCTACCCGCCGTTCCCAGCCGGCTTCTCCCAGCAAGGGCCCGTCGTTTACCCGTCGTGGCCGGGACCGCGGCCCGTCCCAGGCCCGGGCTTCCCCCCCGGGCCGCTGCCCTACAGCACG CCCCACACGCAGCAAGCCGCGGGGCCGTCCCCCGCCGGCCGCGGGCCGCAGCTGCCCAAGGACTACATGGTGGAGTCAGTGGTGGTCACCCTCTTCTGCTGCCTGCTGACCGGGCTCATAGCCCTCGTCTACTCCTACGAG gccCGGGCTGCGCTCGCCCGTGGGGACTTGGCCCAGGCGTATGCGGCATCCAGAAAGGCTGAGCTACTGGTCCTCTTCAGCCTCCTCTTCGGCCTGTTCGCCTCCATCGGCTGGATCATCTACGTCCTGGCGTCCCTGTACCTGTGA
- the PRRT1B gene encoding proline rich transmembrane protein 1B isoform X2, whose product MDGEPPAGPQGRGPASGAEPGDGTGAAEPGDGTGAAEGPPTPGTRSDAPAASADRPVAVSVVTNSAFEGAPPPYSPPDPKSFPLLYPPFPAGFSQQGPVVYPSWPGPRPVPGPGFPPGPLPYSTQAAGPSPAGRGPQLPKDYMVESVVVTLFCCLLTGLIALVYSYEARAALARGDLAQAYAASRKAELLVLFSLLFGLFASIGWIIYVLASLYL is encoded by the exons ATGGACGGCGAGCCGCCAGCCGGGCCCCAGGGCCGCGGCCCCGCgagcggagcggagccgggCGATGGTACCGGGGCAGCCGAGCCGGGCGATGGTACCGGGGCAGCCGAAGGGCCGCCCACCCCCGGCACCCGCAGCGACGCCCCCGCGGCCAGTGCGGACCGGCCCGTGGCCGTGTCGGTGGTCACCAACTCAGCCTTCGAGGGGGCACCCCCACCCTACTCGCCCCCAGACCCCAAGAGCTTTCCCCTCCTCTACCCGCCGTTCCCAGCCGGCTTCTCCCAGCAAGGGCCCGTCGTTTACCCGTCGTGGCCGGGACCGCGGCCCGTCCCAGGCCCGGGCTTCCCCCCCGGGCCGCTGCCCTACAGCACG CAAGCCGCGGGGCCGTCCCCCGCCGGCCGCGGGCCGCAGCTGCCCAAGGACTACATGGTGGAGTCAGTGGTGGTCACCCTCTTCTGCTGCCTGCTGACCGGGCTCATAGCCCTCGTCTACTCCTACGAG gccCGGGCTGCGCTCGCCCGTGGGGACTTGGCCCAGGCGTATGCGGCATCCAGAAAGGCTGAGCTACTGGTCCTCTTCAGCCTCCTCTTCGGCCTGTTCGCCTCCATCGGCTGGATCATCTACGTCCTGGCGTCCCTGTACCTGTGA
- the PRRT1B gene encoding proline rich transmembrane protein 1B isoform X3, producing MDGEPPAGPQGRGPASGAEPGDGTGAAEPGDGTGAAEGPPTPGTRSDAPAASADRPVAVSVVTNSAFEGAPPPYSPPDPKSFPLLYPPFPAGFSQQGPVVYPSWPGPRPVPGPGFPPGPLPYSTPHTQQAAGPSPAGRGPQLPKDYMVESVVVTLFCCLLTGLIALVYSYEPPLRPVRLHRLDHLRPGVPVPVTRTLSPLGGGAGHGQVKLPQP from the exons ATGGACGGCGAGCCGCCAGCCGGGCCCCAGGGCCGCGGCCCCGCgagcggagcggagccgggCGATGGTACCGGGGCAGCCGAGCCGGGCGATGGTACCGGGGCAGCCGAAGGGCCGCCCACCCCCGGCACCCGCAGCGACGCCCCCGCGGCCAGTGCGGACCGGCCCGTGGCCGTGTCGGTGGTCACCAACTCAGCCTTCGAGGGGGCACCCCCACCCTACTCGCCCCCAGACCCCAAGAGCTTTCCCCTCCTCTACCCGCCGTTCCCAGCCGGCTTCTCCCAGCAAGGGCCCGTCGTTTACCCGTCGTGGCCGGGACCGCGGCCCGTCCCAGGCCCGGGCTTCCCCCCCGGGCCGCTGCCCTACAGCACG CCCCACACGCAGCAAGCCGCGGGGCCGTCCCCCGCCGGCCGCGGGCCGCAGCTGCCCAAGGACTACATGGTGGAGTCAGTGGTGGTCACCCTCTTCTGCTGCCTGCTGACCGGGCTCATAGCCCTCGTCTACTCCTACGAG CCTCCTCTTCGGCCTGTTCGCCTCCATCGGCTGGATCATCTACGTCCTGGCGTCCCTGTACCTGTGACAAGGACCCTGAGCCCACTTGGGGGTGGGGCGGGGCACGGGCAGGTGAAGCTGCCACAGCCTTGA